In Setaria italica strain Yugu1 unplaced genomic scaffold, Setaria_italica_v2.0 scaffold_11, whole genome shotgun sequence, a single genomic region encodes these proteins:
- the LOC101759750 gene encoding uncharacterized protein LOC101759750, translating to MSHAHANQQPHQIHSSSSFNNNSGQLLRVHDHPMTPSSATPRRNASVPVRGSAAASARSLAAGLWRLRHARRMKATQAAEGRRASHHCHGKRRAAGIGSHCQCCSIHHHKGMLDKIEACVEELPSSMLEKATKWDNQHHHCLSRWRSTPAARSSPLMLLLMEAELEKARCHISELEEERRVVTKRLDRFLRKVAEEKARVRDKARHAVAALREDLSSERAHRRQLEQANARLMRELAEARSSAKQQAESYEMERKARELMEEACSELTREMEEDQAEVELLRGECLRMREDMEEERRMLQMAEVWREERVQMKLSDAKLALEAKYAHLSRLQAEMEAFLRRTNRESAAASSSAARSRGRASQHNNDDSVDADSVLEHFLRKEKEEMEMEMEMNRRANSPASSDSNSNSNTPLQSVSPATDLFLAKIDDEDDGGYDMDYDGGRDSCSWFGTSDRSALEARSSGASRRSAGKNTALIRRLWRSAIAESRNKTGGGWSPSSDRRSSATAEAPPAAPPQQSLREKLMEARMDDHKPVHALVKHNTGSSIHPSMHPSLASKGKRV from the exons ATGTCACATGCGCATGCAAACCAACAACCACATCAGATTCATTCATCATCTTCTTTTAACAATAACTCCGGCCAACTTCTCCGTGTCCATGATCATCCCATGaccccctcctccgccacccctcGCCGCAATGCCTCTGTCCCTGTCAGGGGGagcgccgcggcctcggcgAGGTCCCTCGCCGCCGGGCTCTGGAGGCTGCGCCACGCCCGGAGGATGAAGGCAACCCAAGCAGCG GAAGGGAGGAGAGCAAGCCACCACTGCCATGGCAAAAGAAGGGCTGCTGGAATTGGAAGCCATTGCCAATGCTGCAGTATCCACCACCACAAAGGCATGTTAGACAAG ATCGAGGCCTGCGTGGAGGAGCTGCCCTCCTCGATGTTGGAGAAGGCCACCAAATGGGACAACCAACATCATCACTGTCTCTCGCGATGGCGATCAACACCAGCAGCCCGTTCTTCTCCTCTGATGCTCCTACTAATGGAGGCCGAGCTGGAGAAGGCGCGTTGCCACATCAGCGAGctcgaggaggagcggcgcgtGGTGACCAAGAGGCTCGACCGCTTCCTGCGGAAGGTGGCCGAGGAGAAGGCCCGGGTGCGGGACAAGGcccgccacgccgtcgccgccctgagAGAGGACCTTAGCTCGGAGCGGGCTCACCGGCGGCAGCTGGAGCAGGCTAACGCGCGGCTGATGCGCGAGCTGGCGGAGGCTCGGTCGTCGGCGAagcagcaggcggagagctacGAGATGGAGCGCAAGGCCCGGGAGCTGATGGAGGAGGCGTGCTCGGAGCTGACgcgggagatggaggaggaccAGGCGGAGGTGGAGCTGCTCCGCGGCGAGTGCCTGCGCATGCGGGAGGACATGGAGGAGGAGCGCCGGATGCTGCAGATGGCCGAGGTCTGGCGCGAGGAGCGCGTCCAGATGAAGCTCTCCGACGCCAAGCTCGCGCTCGAGGCCAAGTACGCCCACCTCAGCCGCCTGCAGGCCGAGATGGAGGCCTTCCTCCGTCGGACCAACcgggagtcggcggcggcgagctcatcCGCCGCAAGGTCTCGCGGCCGCGCCAGCCAACACAACAATGATGATTCGGTGGATGCGGATTCCGTGCTCGAGCACTTCCTCcgcaaggagaaggaggagatggagatggagatggagatgaacCGCCGCGCCAACAGCCCCGCGTCCTCGGATTCCAATTCCAATTCCAACACGCCGCTGCAGTCCGTCAGCCCGGCGACCGACCTCTTCTTGGCAAAGATCGATGACGAAGACGACGGGGGCTACGACATGGACTACGACGGAGGCAGGGATTCCTGCAGCTGGTTCGGGACCAGCGATCGCTCTGCTTTGGAGGCTCGTTCCTCGGGAGCCAGCCGGCGTTCGGCGGGGAAGAACACCGCTCTCATACGCAGGCTCTGGAGGTCGGCAATCGCCGAGAGCAGGAACAAGACTGGAGGCGGCTGGTCGCCGTCTTCCGACAGGAGGTCCAGCGCCACCGCGGAAGCGCCCCCAGCAGCACCTCCACAGCAGAGCCTGAGGGAGAAGCTCATGGAGGCCAGGATGGATGATCACAAGCCTGTCCACGCACTAGTCAAACACAACACAGGCtcttccatccatccatccatgcatcCATCTCTAGCTAGTAAAGGAAAGCGTGTCTGA
- the LOC101760160 gene encoding potassium transporter 22, whose translation MVNDDMESGGGCERKKPASSSCSDDMAELDRALAAVELPTTVQRQDSLYRDASRAGGHGQQGQQEGWARTLRLAFQCVGVLYGDIGTSPLYVYSSTFTGGIRHTDDLLGVLSLIIYSFLLFTIIKYVYIALRANDDGDGGTFALYSLISRHAKVSLVPNHQAEDELTHADDDDAAVLKSSSLRGSLRRRTVQLASPRDQRAQWLKDLLETSKPVRISLFLLTVLATAMVITDACLTPAISVLSAVGGLKEKAPNLTTEQIVWMTVGILLVLFGVQRFGTDKVGYLFAPVVLLWLLLIGGVGVYNLLRHDVGVLRAFNPRYIVDYFRRNGRDAWVSLGGVLLCFTGTEALFADLGYFSVRSIQLSFACGLVPAVLLAYMGQAAFLRRHPAQVAETFYRSTPEVLFWPTLVLALATSVVGSQAMISCAFATISHSQAMGCFPRVRVLHTSRHYHGQVYIPEVNFLLALVACVVTVAARGTTAVIAEAHGICVVLVMLITTLLLTLVMLLVWRVNAAWVALFFAVFAAAESAYLSSVLYRFAHGGYIPVAMSAALMAVMVLWHYVHVRRYEHELERTVSHESVRELLARRDVVRVPGVGLFYTELVQGIPPVFPHLVHKIPSIHAVLLFVSVKHLPVPHVDAAERFLFRQVADHHADSGSDTNSTSRSRVFRCVARYGYRDPLEEARDFAASLVERLQYYVRDVNLYGVDHLQPGAKVSYPTSRCDSMATSMRRQRSVNMMMMRPSASYTESLALARARSTSSGTMMMLAHSASCNNSNIRPTTTTTGVFAEEMLTPAESFSELSRMGSAAGGMMKVSLEEMARIEEEQRFIEREMEKGVVYILGEAEVVARPNSSLLKKIMVNYAYAFLRKNCRQGEKMLAIPKSQLLKVGMSYEI comes from the exons ATGGTGAACGACGACatggagagcggcggcggctgcgagaGGAAGAAGCCGGCGAGCAGCAGCTGCTCCGACGACATGGCGGAGCTGGATCGCGccctggcggcggtggagctgcCGACGACGGTGCAGCGGCAGGACTCGCTGTACCGGGATGCGAGCCGGGCTGGTGGCCATGGCCAGCAGGGGCAGCAGGAAGGTTGGGCCCGGACCCTGCGTCTGGCCTTCCAGTGCGTGGGCGTGCTGTACGGCGACATCGGGACGTCGCCGCTGTACGTGTACTCGAGCACCTTCACCGGCGGCATCCGCCACACCGACGACCTCCTCGGCGTGCTCTCGCTCATCATCtactccttcctcctcttcaccaTCATCAAGTACGTCTACATAGCGCTCAGGGCAAACGACGACGGAGACG GCGGTACGTTCGCCCTCTACTCGCTCATCTCCCGTCACGCCAAGGTCAGCCTTGTCCCCAACCACCAGGCCGAGGACGAGCTCACgcacgccgacgacgacgacgccgccgtgctCAAGTCCTCGTCGCTGCGTGGCAgcctgcggcggcggacggTGCAGCTGGCGTCGCCGAGGGATCAGCGGGCGCAGTGGCTCAAGGACCTGCTGGAGACCAGCAAGCCCGTGCGCATCTCCCTCTTCCTGCTCACCGTCCTCGCCACCGCCATGGTCATCACCGACGCCTGCCTCACGCCGGCAATCTCCGTGCTCTCCGCCGTCGGAGGACTCAAGGAGAAGGCGCCCAACCTCACAACAG AGCAGATCGTTTGGATGACGGTGGGCATCCTGTTGGTCCTGTTCGGCGTGCAGCGTTTCGGCACCGACAAGGTGGGTTACCTGTTCGCCCCCGTGGTGCTGCTGTGGCTGCTCCTCATCGGCGGCGTGGGCGTCTACAACCTCCTCCGCCACGACGTCGGCGTCCTCCGCGCCTTCAACCCCAGGTACATCGTCGACTACTTCCGCCGCAACGGCCGCGACGCCTGGGTCTCCCTCGGCGGCGTGCTCCTCTGCTTCACCGGCACCGAGGCCCTCTTCGCGGACCTCGGCTACTTCAGCGTCCGCTCCATCCAGCTCAGCTTCGCCTGCGGCCTCGTCCCCGCCGTGCTCCTCGCCTACATGGGCCAGgccgccttcctccgccgccacccggcCCAGGTCGCCGAGACCTTCTACCGCTCCACGCCGGAGGTGCTCTTCTGGCCCACCCTGGTGCTCGCGCTCGCCACCTCCGTCGTCGGCAGCCAGGCCATGATCTCGTGCGCCTTCGCCACCATCTCCCACTCGCAGGCCATGGGCTGCTTCCCGCGCGTCAGGGTCCTCCACACCTCGCGCCACTACCACGGCCAGGTGTACATCCCGGAGGTGAACTTCCTCCTGGCGCTCGTCGCCTGCGTCGTGACGGTCGCCGCCCGGGGCACCACGGCCGTGATCGCCGAGGCGCACGGCATCTGCGTCGTGCTCGTCATGCTCATCACCACGCTGCTGCTCACACTGGTGATGCTCCTGGTGTGGCGCGTCAACGCCGCCTGGGTGGCGCTCTTCTTCGCCgtgttcgccgccgccgagtcgGCCTACCTGTCCTCCGTGCTCTACCGGTTCGCGCACGGCGGCTACATCCCGGTGGCCATGTCGGCGGCGCTCATGGCGGTGATGGTGCTGTGGCACTACGTGCACGTGCGGCGCTACGAGCACGAGCTGGAGCGCACGGTGTCGCACGAGAGCGTGCGGGAGCTGCTGGCGCGGCGCGACGTGGTGCGCGTGCCGGGGGTGGGGCTCTTCTACACGGAGCTGGTGCAGGGCATCCCCCCCGTGTTCCCGCACCTCGTCCACAAGATCCCCTCCATCCACGCCGTCCTCCTCTTCGTCTCCGTCAAGCACCTCCCCGTGCCGCACGTCGACGCCGCCGAGCGCTTCCTCTTCCGGCAGGTTGCCGATCATCATGCTGACTCCGGCTCCGACACCAACAGCACCAGCCGGAGCCGGGTGTTCCGGTGCGTGGCGCGCTACGGCTACCGGGACCCGCTGGAGGAGGCCAGGGACTTCGCCGCCAGCCTCGTGGAGCGCCTCCAGTACTACGTCCGCGACGTCAACCTCTATGGCGTCGACCACCTGCAGCCGGGAGCCAAGGTCAGCTACCCGACCTCGCGATGCGACAGCATGGCGACGTCCATGAGGCGCCAGAGGTCCGtcaacatgatgatgatgcggCCGTCGGCGTCGTACACGGAGAGCCTGGCCCTGGCGCGGGCCAGGTCGACGTCGTCGGGGACGATGATGATGTTGGCGCACTCGGCGTCCTgcaacaacagcaacatcaggcccaccaccaccacgacggGCGTGTTCGCGGAGGAGATGCTGACGCCGGCGGAGTCCTTCTCGGAGCTGTCGAGGATGGGGAGCGCCGCCGGAGGAATGATGAAGGTGAGCCTGGAGGAAATGGCGCGCATCGAGGAGGAGCAGCGCTTCATCGAGAGGGAGATGGAGAAGGGTGTCGTCTACATCCTCGGCGAGGCCGAGGTGGTGGCGCGCCCCAACTCGTCGCTGCTCAAGAAGATCATGGTCAACTACGCCTACGCCTTCCTCCGCAAGAACTGCAGGCAGGGAGAGAAGATGCTCGCCATCCCAAAGTCGCAGCTGCTCAAGGTCGGGATGTCATACGAGATCTGA
- the LOC101767612 gene encoding probable transcriptional regulator RABBIT EARS, with protein MEQMAKYYWGMLTAAAGSSSPRSYWPPPAHATAAGEPSWEELAFARDAAGHLGGCVWPPRSYTCTFCRREFRSAQALGGHMNVHRRDRARLRQCASPDHDDAHKQQPSIDIAPPAADHHHQLLQLQESPLLRAKAAVSISGPKSTCCDHQIYSHDHQEAVITTTTSPSYLSTVVKESKNKLVISIPAATIDDEDEVTVAAERRKRRRVHQQPEALLPLFFLRPLASSKSGAEHDAKVPKVITSPSSPNTLHLAARQEVDLELRLALK; from the coding sequence aTGGAGCAAATGGCCAAGTACTActggggcatgttgacggccgcgGCTGGTAGTAGCAGCCCCAGGTCCTACTGGCCACCCCCGGCgcatgccaccgccgccggcgagccgtcATGGGAGGAGCTGGCGTTCGCCCGGGACGCGGCGGGGCACCTCGGCGGCTGCGTGTGGCCGCCGCGCTCCTACACCTGCACCTTCTGCCGCCGGGAGTTCAGGTCCGCGCAGGCGCTCGGCGGCCACATGAACGTGCACCGCCGCGACCGGGCTCGCCTCCGCCAGTGCGCCTCGCCGGACCACGACGACGCACACAAGCAACAGCCGTCGATCGATATCGCCCCTCCTGCTGCTGATCATCATCACCAGCTTCTTCAGCTGCAGGAATCTCCCTTGTTGAGGGCCAAGGCAGCAGTATCAATCTCTGGCCCTAAATCTACTTGTTGTGATCATCAAATTTACAGTCACGATCATCAGGAGGCTGTGATTACCACTACTACTTCTCCTTCATACTTATCAACCGTCGTCAAGGAGAGCAAGAACAAGCTAGTCATCTCCATACCGGCAGCAACAatcgatgatgaggatgaggtgaccgtggcggcggagaggaggaagcGAAGGCGAGTCCACCAGCAACCAGAGGCTCTGCTGCCGCTCTTCTTCCTGCGGCCTCTGGCATCATCCAAATCCGGAGCTGAACATGACGCAAAGGTACCCAAAGTAATCACAAGCCCTAGTAGCCCCAATACACTTCATCTTGCAGCCCGGCAAGAAGTGGATCTGGAGCTCAGGCTAGCTTTGAAGTAG